In Theobroma cacao cultivar B97-61/B2 chromosome 7, Criollo_cocoa_genome_V2, whole genome shotgun sequence, the genomic window attagCCACATATTTTTTCCAGAAACTTTACTTTTAAagttatattattaaataacaGGACATAGAGTGGCCTTATATCCCAATTGACAGAAAAAGCCCACTGATGTAAAGAAAGCTAGTTTCTGAAGGTTAAACATctgtattattattatgtcaTGCAAGGTTGAAATTGTACCGTTTGCATCTCCACTATCATCATTATTGATATCATAATTACAACTACTGCTATTGACATTTGACATTAATAAAGTTGAGGACAGAGTAACACACTTAACAAGAGGGCAGAGAAGAAGGCTATCAAGTTATGCATCTTGCTCACATACCAATATCAGAAGAATCTAATGCCTGAAGTTGAGTAGATTCACcaccaaaataaacatttttgTTTCCTGATATTCCAGTCAGATACTTTATACCATTAACAGTTCTGGACCCATCATTTTCTGCCAAATTACAAGTGAGATTAAAACTAACTTATAAGGAAACAAAATATATGCTTATGATTACAAAAGAACAGCATACTAACCAAGTGATTCCATGGACAGGTCATTACTAGACGAAATTGATACTGCCCCCATCAACTTTTTCTCATTGGATAGAAGTGGGGTCAACATGGAAGATGAAGGCACATTGTGAGAAACCAACCCAGCCACATCAACAGGATCATGATTAACTAATGCTTCCGCAAGAAAGTTTACAGGCGAATTCTCATGCAATTCCTTCAATACTGAACCACAAGAAGAATCAACTCCAACCTCTGCCATATTTTTCTCAGACCATGTGACTTTGGAAGAAGTAATACCACCTGAAGCATCTGAGACAAACTCAGAGTCATCTGCAAAGTCATTCTTAACTATTCTTGCATCTTGGCCACCACAAACTAAAGTTGCAGGAGAAACCTCAGCGAGAACCACACATGAATTTTTACCATTACAATTAACAAACTCATGCCCCATTGAAGCTCCAAAAGATTCTTCCTCAACAGGAGAGATCAACTCCAAAACATCAGATGCAGAAGGCTTTGTCACATCATGAACTGAAGTTGAAGGAGAAACCTCAGCTTCAACCCAACAAGGTTCTTTATCATTACAATCAGTTAACTTGCTCAATAATGAAGCTCCACAGGATTCTTTCTCAGCAGGAGAGATCAACTCTGACACCTCAGATACTGAAGGCTTTTCCAGAGTGTCATTTTCTTCTCTGTTCACTTCAGGGTTTGTATCTTTCAGAACTTCAGCAACTCGTTCTGAAGTAACGTATTCTGTCCTCAAAAGGGACTCTGCAGAATTAGGGTTACCTAGTTGGTCTACAAGACATAGCTCACTGAAAGCACAATCAAGCTGTTTGTTGACCACATCAACTGCAACATTATTGTTAACAGTTCCCTCCCTTTGAGAGGATTGAAACTCCAAATCATGAACTGACAAGGTAAGAGAAACTTCACCCACAACCCCACATGAATTTTTA contains:
- the LOC18594140 gene encoding uncharacterized protein LOC18594140, with the translated sequence MDFKFKGIGWVGGIYQKFETLCNEVDNIVSQDTVKYVENQAQSVGKNMKRFYSDVIHDILPPLKHEGQGVALKKSATIDVYVKSKAAIEEDHIDTIGKLAHVEPVAVDPIEKQLDHASNDLCLSDQLSTPISVDAHEGAESHIISGQVSDDLKNTVNIEENFIMEKKSASEVLELISPSKEEPLGASLGNEVIDCSDKNSCGVVGEVSLTLSVHDLEFQSSQREGTVNNNVAVDVVNKQLDCAFSELCLVDQLGNPNSAESLLRTEYVTSERVAEVLKDTNPEVNREENDTLEKPSVSEVSELISPAEKESCGASLLSKLTDCNDKEPCWVEAEVSPSTSVHDVTKPSASDVLELISPVEEESFGASMGHEFVNCNGKNSCVVLAEVSPATLVCGGQDARIVKNDFADDSEFVSDASGGITSSKVTWSEKNMAEVGVDSSCGSVLKELHENSPVNFLAEALVNHDPVDVAGLVSHNVPSSSMLTPLLSNEKKLMGAVSISSSNDLSMESLENDGSRTVNGIKYLTGISGNKNVYFGGESTQLQALDSSDIGPINDSTDDVIISSMETIELSDEVKLEDSCVIIDSTALYAVSRIMRKHRSYKKRIQDALTSKTRLAKEYEQLAIWFGDADMGSNQDFLQTQRPSSSTTPSECKSLQTELVCDSEWELL